AGCCTGCCTCCCCCTCTCAGGGTCCCATAAACCCGGGGCTTCGGCCCGAGGACGTCGCTTCGGCCTACGCCGCTGGCGGGGCCTCGGCCTTGTCCGTGCTTACCGAGGAGACCTATTTCCAGGGCTCCCTTTCCTTTCTGGAACGCATGACCGACCCGGGCCTGCCCCTCTTGCGCAAGGACTTCCTCTTTCATCCCCTCCAGATCTGGGCCACGGCGGCCACCCCGGCCTCGGCCCTGCTCCTCATCGTGGCCATGTTCGAGGAAAGGTCCGAGCTGGCCGACATGATCGCCTCCTGCGCCGACC
This DNA window, taken from Deltaproteobacteria bacterium, encodes the following:
- a CDS encoding indole-3-glycerol-phosphate synthase — its product is MLERFKTAKRAEIDRLEEQARDRLIPPPFAGTRPSLAEALERHGPGAVIAEYKPASPSQGPINPGLRPEDVASAYAAGGASALSVLTEETYFQGSLSFLERMTDPGLPLLRKDFLFHPLQIWATAATPASALLLIVAMFEERSELADMIASCAD